From Amycolatopsis sp. YIM 10, the proteins below share one genomic window:
- the grpE gene encoding nucleotide exchange factor GrpE codes for MTHANRENSEGPRHGTGDEPEEPRVVVRDRRKIDPVTGELRQQPVLDEEEPAAGKHAGPSLGESIVDESVEPVSDLEKQLEERTADLQRLQAEYTNYRRRVDRDREQVVNGAKAGVVGDLLPLLDDLERAEQHGDLTGAFKAVADKLVASLQRAGLEPFGAEGEPFDPSVHEAVQHSTSSEVDGPTVTLVMRRGYRFGDRVLRAALVGVTDHEPGEAPPPAAEVEPELDATQSGELPLDENSR; via the coding sequence GTGACCCACGCGAATCGCGAAAACTCCGAGGGTCCCCGGCACGGGACCGGTGACGAGCCAGAGGAGCCGCGAGTCGTGGTGCGCGATCGCCGCAAGATCGACCCGGTGACCGGCGAACTGCGTCAGCAGCCGGTGCTCGATGAGGAGGAGCCCGCGGCGGGCAAGCACGCGGGTCCCTCCCTCGGCGAGTCCATTGTGGACGAGTCGGTGGAGCCGGTGTCCGATCTGGAGAAGCAGCTGGAGGAGCGCACCGCGGACCTCCAGCGGCTCCAGGCCGAGTACACCAACTACCGGCGCCGGGTGGACCGCGACCGTGAGCAGGTGGTGAACGGGGCGAAGGCCGGCGTGGTCGGCGACCTGCTGCCCCTGCTCGACGACCTGGAGCGGGCCGAGCAGCACGGCGACCTCACCGGCGCGTTCAAGGCGGTGGCCGACAAGCTGGTGGCCAGCCTGCAGCGGGCCGGGCTCGAACCGTTCGGTGCCGAGGGCGAGCCGTTCGACCCGAGCGTGCACGAGGCGGTGCAGCACAGCACTTCGTCCGAAGTGGACGGTCCGACGGTGACCCTGGTGATGCGCCGGGGTTACCGCTTCGGGGACCGCGTGCTGCGGGCGGCGCTGGTCGGCGTGACCGACCACGAGCCGGGCGAAGCACCGCCGCCTGCCGCCGAGGTGGAGCCAGAACTGGACGCCACCCAGTCCGGTGAGCTGCCCCTTGATGAGAACAGTCGCTAG
- a CDS encoding heat shock protein transcriptional repressor HspR, which produces MFGSSLPGGMPQDEDTPVFVISVAAQLSGLHAQTLRSYDRQGLVSPGRTPGGGRRYSLRDIALLREVQRLSQEAGVNLAGIKRIIELENQVDALRSRVNELTEELAGAYAAAEQAAAAVHASYRKDLVPMRNQTALVVWRPNPPRPRR; this is translated from the coding sequence ATGTTCGGATCTTCGCTACCGGGCGGCATGCCGCAGGACGAGGACACCCCGGTATTCGTCATCTCCGTGGCCGCGCAGCTGTCCGGCCTGCACGCGCAGACCCTCCGGTCGTACGACCGGCAGGGCCTGGTCTCCCCCGGCCGCACCCCGGGGGGTGGCAGGCGGTACTCGCTGCGGGACATCGCGCTGCTGCGGGAGGTCCAGCGGCTGTCACAGGAGGCGGGGGTGAACCTCGCCGGGATCAAGCGGATCATCGAACTCGAGAACCAGGTGGACGCGCTGCGCTCGCGGGTGAACGAGCTGACCGAGGAACTCGCGGGGGCCTACGCCGCCGCGGAACAGGCGGCTGCCGCGGTGCACGCTTCCTACCGCAAGGACCTCGTCCCGATGCGGAACCAGACCGCGCTGGTGGTCTGGCGTCCCAACCCCCCGCGCCCTCGGCGCTGA
- the dnaJ gene encoding molecular chaperone DnaJ, with translation MSAREWIGKDFYRELGVSSDASADEIKKAYRKLAKENHPDANAGNAEAEKKFKAVSEAYGVLSDSTKRKEYDEARRLFGSGGPGGFGFPGGGAGGTDFGDIFGSAAGQGGGFGGLGDILGGLFGRRGAAGATANRAQRGADVETDVRIDFVEAVKGATLPLRLSSPATCGTCGGNGAKPGTTPRTCVSCGGSGLVSRSQGAFAFSEPCRDCRGRGTIIDDPCGECGGEGISTRTRTLTVRIPAGVDDDQRIRLAGQGEPGRGGAQPGDLYVRVHVAPHAVFGRSGNDLTITVPVSFTELALGGTITVPTLDGKVSVKVPPGTASGRVLRVRGKGITKRDGTQGDLLVTLQVAVPARLDEKARAALESYAEASAQHDPRPEITALIRERS, from the coding sequence ATGAGTGCTCGGGAGTGGATCGGCAAGGATTTCTACCGTGAACTGGGCGTCTCCTCCGACGCCTCCGCGGACGAGATCAAGAAGGCCTACCGCAAGCTGGCCAAGGAGAACCATCCGGACGCCAACGCGGGCAACGCCGAAGCCGAGAAGAAGTTCAAGGCGGTGTCCGAGGCGTACGGAGTGCTCTCCGACAGCACCAAGCGCAAGGAGTACGACGAGGCGAGGCGCCTTTTCGGGTCGGGCGGCCCCGGGGGTTTCGGGTTTCCCGGAGGCGGAGCCGGTGGCACCGACTTCGGCGATATCTTCGGAAGCGCCGCCGGACAAGGCGGGGGCTTCGGTGGCCTCGGTGACATCCTCGGCGGGCTGTTCGGCCGTCGTGGTGCCGCCGGTGCCACGGCGAACCGCGCGCAGCGCGGCGCCGACGTGGAAACGGATGTCCGGATCGACTTCGTCGAGGCGGTCAAGGGCGCGACCCTGCCGCTGCGGCTGTCCAGCCCGGCGACCTGCGGCACCTGTGGTGGCAACGGCGCCAAGCCGGGCACCACGCCGCGGACCTGCGTCAGCTGTGGTGGTTCGGGGCTGGTCAGCCGGAGCCAGGGGGCGTTCGCCTTCTCGGAGCCGTGCCGGGACTGCCGTGGCCGCGGCACCATCATCGACGACCCGTGCGGTGAGTGCGGTGGCGAGGGCATCAGCACCCGCACCCGCACGCTGACCGTCCGAATCCCCGCCGGGGTGGACGACGACCAGCGCATCCGGCTGGCCGGCCAGGGCGAACCGGGCCGGGGCGGCGCGCAACCGGGCGATCTGTACGTCCGGGTGCACGTGGCACCGCACGCGGTGTTCGGCCGATCGGGCAATGATCTGACCATCACCGTGCCGGTGAGCTTCACCGAACTGGCGCTGGGTGGGACCATCACGGTGCCGACACTCGACGGCAAGGTCTCGGTCAAGGTGCCCCCCGGCACCGCGAGCGGGCGGGTGCTGCGGGTGCGCGGCAAGGGCATCACCAAGCGTGACGGGACCCAGGGCGACCTGCTGGTCACCCTGCAGGTGGCGGTCCCGGCCCGGCTGGACGAGAAGGCGCGGGCGGCATTGGAGAGTTACGCGGAAGCCTCCGCGCAGCACGACCCGCGTCCGGAGATCACCGCGCTGATCAGGGAACGGAGCTGA